One segment of Stappia sp. 28M-7 DNA contains the following:
- a CDS encoding GntR family transcriptional regulator translates to MKHDASATDGDQTQTIGENAYRRIRTDIIFGRLAPGQKLKLDRLRDAYGASISTLREILNRLSSESLVIAEGQRGFEVAPVSVENLKQIAELRLLLESHALVLSFAGGDMEWEGRVVAAHHKLATLEQRMQGGDRSQTEVWKRYDWEFHQALISACGSAVLMETHAGVFDKYLRYQMIALSFRGEIAAEEHRILRECAISRDAEQARAVLIRHVEGGVEHALATGTIR, encoded by the coding sequence ATGAAACACGACGCTTCCGCCACAGACGGCGACCAGACCCAGACGATCGGCGAGAACGCCTATCGCCGGATCCGCACCGACATCATCTTCGGCCGGCTGGCTCCGGGCCAGAAGCTCAAGCTCGACCGGCTGCGCGATGCCTATGGCGCCAGCATCAGCACCCTGCGCGAGATCCTGAACCGCCTGTCGTCGGAAAGCCTCGTCATTGCAGAGGGCCAGCGGGGGTTCGAAGTCGCCCCGGTCTCCGTCGAAAACCTCAAGCAAATCGCGGAATTACGCCTGCTTCTGGAAAGCCATGCGCTGGTGCTGTCCTTCGCTGGCGGCGACATGGAATGGGAAGGCCGGGTGGTCGCGGCCCATCACAAGCTGGCGACGCTGGAGCAGCGGATGCAGGGCGGAGACCGCAGCCAGACCGAGGTCTGGAAGCGCTACGACTGGGAGTTCCATCAGGCGCTGATCTCCGCCTGCGGCTCGGCCGTGCTGATGGAGACCCATGCCGGCGTCTTCGACAAGTACCTGCGCTACCAGATGATCGCCCTGTCCTTCCGCGGCGAGATCGCCGCCGAGGAGCACCGGATCCTGCGCGAATGCGCCATTTCCCGCGATGCCGAGCAGGCGCGGGCAGTGCTCATCCGCCATGTGGAAGGCGGCGTCGAACACGCCCTGGCGACCGGGACGATCCGATAA
- a CDS encoding acyl carrier protein, translating to MDSDRIAEIIIAEIRSTVPELEAQPITRADSMADLGVDSIERSEIILATLEAIGVKVPMVQLHGPRNIGELADLLHAKSKA from the coding sequence TTGGACAGCGACCGGATTGCCGAGATCATCATTGCCGAGATCCGCAGCACCGTGCCGGAGCTGGAGGCGCAGCCCATCACCCGCGCCGATTCCATGGCCGATCTCGGGGTCGACTCCATCGAGCGCAGCGAGATCATCCTGGCGACGCTGGAGGCCATCGGCGTGAAGGTGCCGATGGTCCAGCTGCACGGCCCGCGCAACATCGGCGAGCTGGCCGATCTCCTGCATGCCAAGTCCAAGGCCTGA
- a CDS encoding 4'-phosphopantetheinyl transferase superfamily protein, whose product MQESWQGGAKQEGSISHGPPFRDKLEAGVDHVTVWWLDLKSIREDDWQLLESLLEDSELERSTRFHFDRDRDVYIAAHALTRGLLTWWTGLPARDWRFIAGDHGKPEVTPPPGLPRLRVNLSHTRELAAVALTVDNDVGVDVEWLERVNDVDQLAKRVFAADERALLAATPSERKTEIFLTFWTLKEAYVKAIGKGLSQPLDAFAFTLEPPVIRFDDIEADDAALWRFRHLRPTDRHKLAVGVRHPHPERLSMEIGEAPLDYLRNLGAASSSSA is encoded by the coding sequence ATGCAGGAATCCTGGCAGGGCGGTGCGAAGCAGGAGGGCTCTATCTCGCACGGCCCGCCCTTTCGCGACAAGCTCGAGGCGGGCGTCGATCACGTCACGGTTTGGTGGCTGGACCTGAAGAGCATTCGCGAGGACGACTGGCAGCTGCTTGAAAGCCTGCTGGAAGACAGCGAACTGGAGCGCTCGACCCGTTTCCATTTCGACCGCGATCGAGACGTCTACATCGCCGCCCATGCGCTGACGCGCGGCCTCCTGACCTGGTGGACGGGCCTGCCGGCACGCGACTGGCGCTTCATCGCCGGCGATCATGGCAAGCCCGAGGTGACGCCGCCGCCCGGCCTGCCGCGTCTTCGGGTGAACCTGTCCCACACGCGGGAACTGGCAGCCGTCGCCCTGACGGTCGACAACGATGTTGGCGTCGATGTGGAGTGGCTGGAGCGGGTCAACGATGTTGATCAGCTGGCGAAACGCGTCTTCGCTGCGGATGAGCGCGCGCTGCTGGCCGCAACGCCGAGCGAGCGCAAGACCGAGATCTTCCTCACCTTCTGGACGCTGAAGGAGGCCTATGTGAAGGCCATCGGCAAGGGGCTGTCGCAGCCGCTCGATGCCTTCGCCTTCACCCTGGAGCCGCCGGTGATCCGCTTCGACGATATCGAGGCGGACGATGCAGCGCTCTGGCGCTTCCGGCATCTGCGGCCGACGGACCGGCACAAGCTTGCCGTCGGCGTGCGCCATCCCCATCCCGAGCGCCTGTCGATGGAGATCGGCGAGGCGCCCCTCGACTACTTGCGGAACCTCGGCGCGGCGAGTTCGTCCTCGGCCTGA
- a CDS encoding hydroxymethylglutaryl-CoA synthase family protein translates to MTRAVGIEAMNVYGGMACLDVKELCLHRGLDMPRFENLLVQEKTVALPYEDPVTFAVNAARPLIDALAPEERARIEMVVTCTESGIDFGKSLSTYVHAHLDLPSNCRLFEIKQACYSGTAGLQMAVNFLLAQTSPGAKALVVATDISRFALADAGAVEEWAYSEPSSGAGAVAMLVSDTPHVLRIDAGAYGNHAFEVMDTCRPGPDTEAGDADLSLMAYLDCCEGAFRDYSRRVENADFRESFGQLCFHTPFGGMVKGAHRHLMRRLYKAPPKEIEADFQARLAASLAFGKRVGNTAGGSVFVALAGMLETVAIDAPMRVGLFSYGSGCCSEFYSGVVTPESGERLRAMRIPQALDRRHRLTIEEYEMLLRGESVVRFGTKDAELNHQIVPDAWPVDAAGDRLVLDAVVGYHRKYIWI, encoded by the coding sequence ATGACCCGTGCGGTCGGTATCGAGGCGATGAACGTCTATGGCGGCATGGCCTGCCTCGACGTGAAGGAACTGTGCCTGCATCGCGGGCTCGACATGCCCCGGTTCGAGAACCTCTTGGTTCAGGAAAAGACGGTGGCGCTGCCTTACGAGGACCCGGTCACCTTCGCGGTGAATGCGGCCCGGCCGTTGATCGATGCGCTGGCGCCGGAGGAGCGGGCCCGCATCGAGATGGTGGTGACCTGCACCGAGTCCGGTATCGACTTCGGAAAGTCGCTCAGCACCTATGTGCATGCGCATCTGGACCTGCCGTCCAACTGCCGGCTCTTCGAGATCAAGCAGGCCTGCTACTCCGGTACGGCCGGCTTGCAGATGGCGGTGAATTTCCTGCTCGCCCAGACCTCGCCCGGCGCCAAGGCCCTGGTGGTGGCGACCGACATTTCCCGCTTCGCGCTCGCCGACGCCGGGGCAGTGGAGGAATGGGCCTATTCGGAGCCGAGCTCCGGCGCCGGCGCGGTGGCGATGCTGGTCTCCGATACGCCGCATGTCCTGCGCATCGATGCAGGGGCCTACGGTAACCACGCCTTCGAGGTGATGGACACCTGCCGTCCGGGTCCCGATACGGAGGCGGGCGATGCGGACCTGTCGCTGATGGCCTATCTCGACTGCTGCGAGGGCGCGTTCCGCGACTACAGCCGCCGGGTGGAGAATGCGGACTTTCGCGAAAGCTTCGGCCAGCTGTGCTTCCACACGCCGTTCGGCGGCATGGTCAAGGGCGCCCACCGGCACCTGATGCGCCGGCTCTACAAGGCGCCGCCCAAGGAGATCGAGGCGGACTTTCAGGCGCGCCTGGCGGCGAGCCTTGCCTTCGGCAAGCGGGTCGGCAACACCGCGGGCGGCTCGGTCTTCGTGGCGCTTGCCGGCATGCTGGAGACGGTGGCAATCGATGCGCCAATGCGGGTCGGACTGTTCTCCTACGGTTCGGGCTGCTGCTCGGAGTTCTACAGCGGCGTGGTGACGCCGGAGAGCGGCGAGCGTCTGCGCGCGATGCGCATCCCGCAGGCGCTGGACCGCCGCCATCGCCTCACGATCGAGGAATACGAGATGCTGCTGCGCGGCGAGAGCGTCGTGCGCTTCGGCACGAAGGATGCCGAGCTGAACCACCAGATCGTGCCAGACGCCTGGCCGGTTGATGCGGCCGGCGATCGGCTTGTGCTGGATGCGGTCGTCGGCTACCACCGCAAGTACATCTGGATCTGA
- a CDS encoding metallophosphoesterase, producing the protein MKLRAISDLHLASPANRDALVALPDYSDDWLILAGDVGERFEHMRLAFTELTRRFARVFWVPGNHDLWAIPEETGLPALVGEERYRRLVETARAHGVVTPEDPYEIWTGDGGPCAIAPLFLLYDYSFRPAHVSRDGVVGWAREMGSVCADEMFLNPAPFASREAWCSERLRQTEARLAALPPDMPTVLINHFPLREDLIHIPRAPRFTPWCGTRATADWHRRFNARAVVSGHLHVRRTDWRDGTRFEEVSLGYPRQWDQSRGMAAYIREVLPGPDQAEDELAAPRFRK; encoded by the coding sequence ATGAAACTTCGCGCCATCAGCGACCTGCATCTCGCCAGCCCGGCAAACCGCGACGCCCTTGTCGCGCTGCCGGACTATTCCGACGACTGGCTGATTCTGGCCGGCGATGTCGGCGAGCGGTTCGAGCACATGCGCCTTGCCTTCACCGAGCTGACACGCCGCTTCGCGCGTGTGTTCTGGGTTCCGGGCAATCACGACCTGTGGGCAATTCCGGAGGAGACGGGGCTGCCCGCGCTGGTGGGCGAGGAGCGCTACCGCCGCCTCGTCGAGACGGCGCGCGCGCATGGCGTCGTCACCCCGGAAGACCCGTACGAGATCTGGACCGGCGACGGCGGCCCCTGCGCCATCGCGCCGTTGTTCCTGCTCTACGACTACAGTTTCCGCCCGGCGCATGTCAGCCGCGACGGCGTCGTCGGCTGGGCGCGCGAGATGGGCTCGGTCTGCGCCGACGAGATGTTCCTCAATCCCGCCCCCTTCGCCTCGCGCGAGGCCTGGTGCAGCGAGCGCCTGCGGCAGACGGAGGCGCGACTGGCCGCCCTGCCCCCGGACATGCCGACGGTGCTGATCAACCATTTTCCGCTGCGCGAGGATCTCATCCACATTCCGCGCGCGCCGCGCTTCACGCCCTGGTGCGGGACGCGGGCGACAGCCGACTGGCACCGGCGGTTCAACGCACGCGCCGTGGTCTCCGGCCATCTGCATGTGCGGCGCACCGACTGGCGCGACGGAACCCGCTTCGAGGAAGTCTCGCTCGGCTACCCGCGCCAATGGGACCAGTCGCGCGGCATGGCCGCCTATATCCGCGAGGTGCTGCCCGGCCCCGATCAGGCCGAGGACGAACTCGCCGCGCCGAGGTTCCGCAAGTAG
- a CDS encoding TRAP transporter small permease encodes MRIAQIGRFLYRRAENLLALMLAVMFIAFLLQIAFRYLLNLPTGWTSELTVVMWLWLVLWGAAFVLREDEEIRFDLLHSGVGPRARRIMTALGALALIGLYLLSLPAVVDYVTFMKVQSTAYLKIRFDHLFSIYVVFAVAVLVRYLWILWRAVSGSDGRDRDGNSAAPTSEGQA; translated from the coding sequence ATGCGGATCGCCCAGATCGGCCGCTTCCTGTATCGCCGCGCAGAAAACCTGCTCGCCCTGATGCTGGCGGTGATGTTCATCGCCTTCCTGCTGCAGATCGCCTTCCGCTACCTCCTCAACCTGCCGACCGGCTGGACCTCGGAACTGACCGTGGTGATGTGGCTGTGGCTGGTGCTGTGGGGCGCGGCCTTCGTCCTGCGCGAGGATGAGGAGATCCGCTTCGACCTCCTGCATTCCGGCGTCGGACCGCGGGCGCGGCGGATCATGACGGCCCTTGGCGCTCTCGCCCTGATCGGGCTCTATCTTCTGTCGCTGCCGGCCGTCGTCGACTACGTGACCTTCATGAAGGTGCAGTCGACCGCCTATCTGAAGATCCGCTTCGACCACCTGTTCTCGATTTATGTGGTCTTCGCGGTGGCCGTGCTCGTCCGCTACCTGTGGATCCTCTGGCGCGCCGTTTCGGGCAGCGACGGCAGGGACCGCGACGGCAACAGTGCCGCGCCGACATCGGAGGGGCAGGCGTGA
- a CDS encoding type II 3-dehydroquinate dehydratase, with protein MSAPIYVLNGPNLNRLGTREPEIYGRTTLAEVEAMCREAAGGHPLEFRQSNREYEIIDWVHEAIDREAAGIVINPAAFTFTSIAILDALKMFPGPLIELHISNVHRREEIYHRSLVSRTATAVIAGLGAQGYPVAVGAVLELAARRKAA; from the coding sequence ATGTCTGCACCGATCTACGTCCTCAACGGTCCCAACCTGAACCGTCTCGGCACGCGCGAGCCGGAAATCTACGGTCGCACCACGCTCGCCGAGGTCGAGGCGATGTGCCGCGAGGCGGCCGGCGGCCATCCGCTGGAATTCCGCCAGTCCAATCGCGAATACGAGATCATCGACTGGGTCCACGAGGCGATCGACCGGGAGGCGGCGGGCATCGTCATTAATCCGGCCGCCTTCACCTTCACCTCCATCGCCATTCTCGATGCGCTGAAGATGTTTCCCGGGCCGCTCATCGAGCTGCACATCTCCAACGTCCACCGGCGCGAGGAGATCTATCACCGCTCGCTGGTCTCGCGCACGGCGACAGCCGTCATCGCAGGGCTGGGCGCGCAGGGCTATCCGGTCGCGGTCGGGGCCGTGCTGGAGCTCGCAGCGCGGCGCAAGGCCGCCTGA
- a CDS encoding TRAP transporter large permease produces MDPFAACIVAILGLALLGLPIGHSMIAGSILYLYLAGLDMGTAAEQLLNGMYTSYVLLAVPLFILSAEIMNSGSMTLRLLDFCNALVGRFRGGLAQVNVIQSIIFAGMSGSAIADAAGVGKMMQKMMTEGGRYPASFAAALTAATSVIGPIIPPSIPVVLYALVSDASIGYLFLGGMVPGLLMGGTLMLLVMLTARRRAFPVETPVPFREIPGITFRALPALMMPVVLLGGIYSGMTTPTEAAAIAAAYAFLISALVYRTVTPASAYRSVLSSARTTASIGMLIAGALVFNYVVTVENIPRTLTVFIQGLDLSPLAFLILVNILLLLLGCLLEGTTIILIVLPVLIPTAKALGIDLVHFGIVSVVNIMIGLITPPYGLLLFIMTNIGKVSLSALVREVMPFLYALLFALGLITLFPDLVLFLPRLFGYQG; encoded by the coding sequence ATCGATCCCTTTGCCGCCTGCATCGTCGCGATCCTCGGGCTTGCCCTGCTCGGGCTGCCCATCGGCCACTCGATGATCGCCGGCTCGATCCTCTATCTCTATCTCGCCGGCCTCGACATGGGCACGGCGGCCGAGCAGCTGTTGAACGGCATGTACACCAGCTACGTGCTGCTCGCCGTGCCGCTGTTCATCCTCTCGGCCGAGATCATGAATTCCGGCTCGATGACGCTGCGCCTGCTCGATTTCTGCAATGCGCTGGTCGGCCGGTTCCGCGGCGGCCTGGCGCAGGTCAACGTCATCCAGTCGATCATCTTCGCCGGCATGTCCGGCTCGGCCATCGCCGATGCGGCCGGCGTCGGCAAGATGATGCAGAAGATGATGACCGAGGGCGGGCGCTATCCGGCGAGCTTTGCAGCCGCCCTGACGGCCGCGACCTCGGTGATCGGGCCGATCATTCCGCCCTCGATCCCCGTGGTGCTCTACGCGCTCGTCTCCGATGCCTCCATCGGCTACCTGTTCCTCGGCGGCATGGTTCCCGGCCTGCTGATGGGCGGCACGTTGATGCTGCTGGTGATGCTGACCGCGCGCCGGCGCGCCTTTCCGGTCGAGACCCCGGTCCCCTTTCGCGAGATCCCCGGCATCACCTTCAGGGCGCTGCCGGCGCTGATGATGCCGGTGGTGCTGCTCGGCGGCATCTATTCCGGCATGACCACGCCGACGGAAGCCGCCGCCATCGCTGCCGCCTATGCCTTCCTGATCTCGGCGCTGGTCTACCGGACGGTGACGCCCGCCAGCGCCTATCGCTCGGTCCTGTCGAGCGCCCGCACCACCGCCTCCATCGGCATGCTGATCGCCGGTGCGCTGGTCTTCAACTACGTGGTGACGGTGGAGAACATCCCGCGCACCCTGACCGTGTTCATCCAGGGTCTGGACCTGTCGCCGCTCGCCTTCCTGATCCTCGTCAACATCCTGCTGCTGCTGCTCGGCTGCCTGCTGGAGGGCACGACGATCATCCTGATCGTGCTGCCGGTGCTGATCCCGACCGCCAAGGCGCTTGGCATCGATCTGGTGCATTTCGGCATCGTCAGCGTCGTCAACATCATGATCGGCCTGATCACGCCGCCCTACGGCCTGCTGCTCTTCATCATGACCAATATCGGCAAGGTGAGCCTCAGCGCGCTGGTGCGCGAGGTGATGCCGTTCCTCTACGCGCTGCTCTTCGCATTGGGGCTGATCACGCTCTTCCCCGATCTCGTTCTCTTCCTGCCACGCCTCTTCGGATACCAGGGCTGA
- a CDS encoding acyltransferase domain-containing protein: MPPAPSSLPIVFCFAGQGSQYYHMAADLLAEEPVFRQWMEIGDAIVRDRHGVSPLAEIHASGRRASEPFDRLEHTHPAIFMTQFAMAKLLQHKGIRPDMLLGVSLGEFAAMSVAGMVPFETALAAVARQPRLFLESCAPGALIAVLGPPSLCESEPRLGHLAELAGINAERHHVLAMPGENVAEVEAILTRLDAPFQRLPVPFAFHSSWIEPARAAVIADAAAERLESPFWPVWSACLGAPVKPGVPDLAWRIVREPMRLGASVAAIEAQGGAHYIDLSATGSLAAIIRQDLGEASRSRFSAVLSPFGGNLRRLAKLLETA, encoded by the coding sequence ATGCCGCCTGCTCCGTCGTCCCTGCCGATCGTCTTCTGCTTCGCCGGCCAGGGCTCCCAGTACTACCACATGGCCGCTGACCTTCTTGCCGAAGAACCGGTGTTCAGGCAATGGATGGAAATCGGCGACGCCATCGTGCGCGACCGGCACGGCGTCTCGCCGCTCGCCGAAATCCATGCGAGCGGACGGCGCGCCAGCGAGCCCTTCGACCGGCTGGAGCACACCCATCCGGCGATCTTCATGACCCAGTTCGCCATGGCCAAGCTGCTGCAGCACAAGGGTATCCGCCCCGACATGCTGCTGGGCGTCAGCCTCGGGGAATTCGCCGCCATGAGCGTCGCCGGGATGGTGCCGTTCGAGACGGCGCTTGCCGCCGTCGCCCGCCAGCCGCGCCTGTTCCTGGAAAGCTGCGCGCCCGGCGCGCTGATCGCCGTCCTCGGCCCGCCGTCGCTGTGCGAGAGCGAGCCCCGTCTCGGGCACCTTGCCGAGCTTGCCGGCATCAACGCCGAACGCCACCATGTGCTGGCCATGCCGGGCGAGAATGTCGCCGAGGTGGAGGCGATCCTCACCCGGCTCGACGCGCCGTTCCAGCGGCTGCCGGTGCCCTTCGCCTTTCACTCGAGCTGGATCGAGCCCGCGCGCGCCGCCGTCATCGCCGATGCAGCGGCTGAGCGGCTGGAAAGCCCGTTCTGGCCGGTCTGGTCCGCCTGCCTCGGTGCGCCGGTGAAGCCCGGCGTTCCGGATCTTGCCTGGCGGATCGTGCGCGAACCGATGCGGCTCGGTGCCAGCGTTGCGGCCATCGAAGCGCAGGGCGGCGCCCACTACATCGACCTCAGCGCCACGGGAAGCCTTGCGGCCATCATCCGGCAGGACCTCGGCGAGGCGTCGCGCTCGCGCTTCAGCGCGGTGCTGTCGCCCTTCGGCGGCAACCTGCGGCGTCTTGCGAAGCTGCTGGAAACGGCCTGA
- a CDS encoding FkbM family methyltransferase, whose product MTLKTALLPDGREIACINPYEVDFAVHEIFSQDLAAHGLSPPQDGTIFDVGANIGLFSLYALQQAPSARIIAFEPVPQVFAALERNLEAAGPQALAVPLGLGATAGEVEFDYFPGVAALSTAHSEVGERMAGGIRDLLTGSAGEAVRAVIERTGAGELAQTEGFLDTLLRVERVRARIDTVSSQMAAYGVEAIDLLKIDTEGAEEEVLAGIKEADWPRIRQLMVEVHLGRPKLEEIASGLAARGYRVTTDTHPLAEGGAAVFHIYAAR is encoded by the coding sequence GTGACCTTGAAGACTGCGCTTCTGCCCGACGGCCGGGAAATCGCCTGCATCAACCCCTACGAGGTTGATTTTGCAGTGCATGAGATCTTTTCGCAGGACCTTGCAGCGCATGGCCTGAGCCCGCCGCAGGACGGAACGATCTTCGATGTCGGCGCGAATATCGGCCTGTTCTCGCTCTATGCGCTCCAGCAGGCGCCGTCCGCGCGTATCATCGCCTTCGAGCCGGTGCCGCAGGTCTTTGCCGCGCTGGAACGCAACCTGGAGGCCGCCGGGCCGCAGGCCCTTGCCGTGCCGCTGGGGCTTGGCGCCACGGCCGGCGAGGTGGAGTTCGACTATTTTCCCGGCGTTGCCGCATTGTCGACCGCGCATAGCGAGGTCGGCGAGCGGATGGCCGGCGGCATTCGCGACCTTCTCACGGGAAGCGCCGGCGAGGCGGTGCGCGCCGTGATCGAGCGCACCGGTGCCGGCGAACTGGCGCAGACGGAGGGCTTTCTCGATACGCTGCTCCGGGTGGAGCGGGTGCGGGCCCGCATCGACACCGTGTCGTCGCAGATGGCAGCCTACGGTGTCGAGGCGATCGACCTTCTGAAGATCGATACGGAAGGCGCCGAGGAGGAGGTGCTTGCCGGCATCAAGGAGGCCGACTGGCCGCGCATCCGCCAGCTGATGGTCGAGGTGCATCTGGGCCGGCCGAAACTGGAAGAGATCGCGTCCGGGCTGGCGGCGCGCGGCTATCGGGTGACGACCGACACGCATCCGCTTGCCGAAGGCGGGGCCGCGGTGTTTCACATCTACGCGGCGCGATAG
- a CDS encoding sialic acid TRAP transporter substrate-binding protein SiaP, translating into MFTFTRRSLIAAGTALAIAGFATTAMAQDKVQLRFSAVFSDQDIRAGMMQRFADGIGDGFDYQGYYGGTLFKQGTELVALQRGNLEMGNIAPQDISNQIPEWSALTSAYLFRDADHLRTFFASDVGKEMSQMVEDRLKVKILGPTYFGSRQVGLRVDKKIETPADMAGIKLRMPGGDAWQFLGQALGANPTPMAYAEVYTGLQTGAIDGQDNPLPNVQNMKFYEVMSQIVLTSHLVGYDLLTISLDTWNALSPEQQAKVQEAADAAIAWSTAEHIKREEELAAFFKEQGLQIYKPNVDAFRTHAQKMYLESDLAKDWPEGLIDRINAL; encoded by the coding sequence ATGTTCACTTTCACACGACGGTCGCTGATCGCGGCCGGCACTGCGCTGGCGATTGCCGGGTTTGCCACCACGGCGATGGCCCAGGACAAGGTCCAGCTTCGCTTTTCCGCCGTCTTCTCGGACCAGGACATCCGGGCCGGGATGATGCAGCGCTTCGCCGACGGTATCGGCGACGGCTTCGACTACCAGGGCTACTACGGCGGCACGCTGTTCAAGCAGGGCACCGAGCTCGTCGCCCTGCAGCGCGGCAACCTGGAGATGGGCAACATCGCCCCCCAGGACATCTCCAACCAGATCCCCGAGTGGTCGGCGCTGACCTCGGCCTATCTTTTCCGCGACGCGGATCACCTGCGCACCTTCTTCGCCAGCGATGTCGGCAAGGAGATGTCGCAGATGGTCGAGGACCGGCTGAAGGTGAAGATCCTCGGCCCGACCTATTTCGGCTCGCGGCAGGTGGGCCTGCGCGTCGACAAGAAGATCGAGACGCCCGCCGACATGGCCGGCATCAAGCTGCGCATGCCCGGCGGCGATGCCTGGCAGTTCCTGGGGCAGGCGCTGGGCGCCAACCCGACGCCGATGGCCTATGCCGAGGTCTATACGGGCCTCCAGACCGGTGCCATCGACGGCCAGGACAACCCGCTGCCGAACGTCCAGAACATGAAGTTCTACGAGGTGATGTCGCAGATCGTCCTGACCTCGCATCTGGTCGGCTATGACCTGCTGACGATCTCGCTCGACACCTGGAATGCTCTCTCGCCCGAACAGCAGGCGAAGGTGCAGGAAGCCGCCGACGCGGCCATCGCCTGGAGCACCGCCGAGCACATCAAGCGCGAGGAGGAGCTGGCAGCCTTCTTCAAGGAGCAGGGCTTGCAGATCTACAAGCCGAATGTCGATGCCTTCCGCACCCATGCGCAGAAGATGTATCTGGAATCGGACCTGGCGAAGGACTGGCCCGAGGGCCTGATCGATCGTATCAACGCACTTTGA
- a CDS encoding cytochrome P450, with the protein MSEQGAAATGEGIDWWSILTDRAFLENPYDELKRLQALGPVHLDEASGVYFVLGHRAFLKVAKSSELGRDTRHWKNGWTAPDYRVHDPVGYRLFSEFQPQMINCDGAEHARMRKVYEPAFRSQAVRDVGALVEAEAAQLLDAMPREGTVDFIEAFAGPLPLRVLCKLFDIPQSLDETVGRWSASLIRIGDILMTPDQKSEALEALTEFKAFLREHVAARRARPGDSLMDLAIRAHDDGTLDEEETLTNLVSMLVAGHETTVTLIGNGLLLLLRHPGEMARLRADRSLLRTAIEEFLRMEPGGNMILRVAREDVEVESTLIPAGAPVLGLVGAINRDPARFERADEVDIGRPANAQLTFGSGPHVCIGAPLARLEAHIAFSALLDRYGSIELAGEPEWRLDRLNARGLGRLPVRVGGAA; encoded by the coding sequence ATGAGCGAGCAAGGGGCTGCTGCGACGGGCGAGGGGATCGACTGGTGGTCGATCCTGACCGACCGGGCGTTCCTGGAGAACCCTTATGACGAGCTGAAGCGGCTGCAGGCGCTCGGCCCCGTTCATCTCGACGAGGCGTCCGGCGTCTATTTCGTGCTCGGGCACCGCGCCTTCCTGAAGGTCGCGAAGTCCTCGGAACTCGGCCGCGACACCCGCCACTGGAAGAACGGATGGACCGCGCCCGATTACCGGGTGCACGACCCCGTCGGCTACCGGCTGTTCAGCGAGTTCCAGCCGCAGATGATCAATTGCGACGGCGCGGAGCATGCGCGCATGCGCAAGGTCTACGAGCCGGCTTTCCGCTCGCAGGCGGTGCGCGATGTCGGCGCCCTTGTCGAGGCCGAAGCCGCGCAACTGCTTGATGCGATGCCTCGCGAGGGCACGGTCGATTTCATCGAGGCCTTTGCTGGTCCCCTGCCGCTGCGGGTCCTGTGCAAGCTCTTCGACATTCCCCAGAGCCTCGACGAGACGGTCGGGCGCTGGAGCGCCTCGCTGATCCGCATCGGCGATATCCTGATGACGCCGGACCAGAAGAGCGAAGCGCTCGAGGCGCTGACCGAGTTCAAGGCCTTCCTGCGCGAGCACGTCGCCGCCCGCCGGGCCCGGCCGGGCGACAGCCTGATGGACCTTGCGATCCGCGCCCATGACGACGGCACGCTCGACGAGGAGGAGACGCTGACCAATCTCGTCTCCATGCTGGTCGCAGGCCACGAGACCACGGTGACGCTGATCGGCAACGGCCTGCTGCTGCTGCTCCGGCATCCGGGCGAGATGGCGCGGCTGCGCGCCGACCGGAGCCTGCTGCGTACCGCCATCGAGGAGTTCCTGCGCATGGAGCCTGGCGGCAACATGATCCTGCGGGTGGCGCGCGAGGATGTCGAGGTCGAAAGCACGCTGATCCCGGCCGGCGCCCCGGTGCTCGGCCTTGTCGGCGCCATCAACCGCGATCCGGCCCGGTTCGAGCGCGCCGACGAGGTGGATATCGGCCGGCCGGCCAATGCCCAGCTCACCTTCGGCTCGGGCCCGCATGTGTGCATCGGCGCGCCGCTGGCCCGGCTCGAGGCGCATATCGCCTTTTCCGCGCTGTTGGACCGCTACGGCTCCATCGAACTGGCCGGCGAGCCCGAATGGCGGCTCGACCGGCTCAACGCCCGTGGGCTCGGCCGGCTGCCGGTGCGCGTTGGAGGTGCTGCATGA